The following coding sequences lie in one Populus trichocarpa isolate Nisqually-1 chromosome 14, P.trichocarpa_v4.1, whole genome shotgun sequence genomic window:
- the LOC7455368 gene encoding protein CURVATURE THYLAKOID 1B, chloroplastic: protein MASTSSTPLSISSSSSLIDAKASRQSAAASPQCVSLPTLPPPPVQPQNRPWKATAYCRKIARNVMTMATGEAPAEVASTELPEIVKTVQEAWDKVEDKYAVSSLVVAGGVALWGSTGLISAIDRLPLIPGVLELVGIGYSGWFAYKNLVFKPDREALITKIKDTYKEVIGSS, encoded by the exons ATGGCTTCAACTTCCTCCACACCCCTATCAATCTCCTCATCATCAAGCCTCATTGATGCCAAGGCTTCTCGCCAATCAGCAGCTGCATCACCACAGTGTGTGAGCCTCCCTACACTCCCCCCTCCTCCTGTCCAGCCCCAAAACCGCCCCTGGAAAGCCACTGCTTACT GTCGAAAGATAGCTCGCAATGTTATGACCATGGCCACAGGAGAGGCTCCAGCAGAAGTTGCTTCAACTGAGCTTCCAGAGATTGTCAAGACAGTTCAAGAGGCT TGGGATAAAGTTGAAGACAAGTATGCAGTGAGTTCACTTGTGGTAGCTGGTGGAGTTGCCCTCTGGGGTTCGACAGGGTTGATCTCG GCAATCGACAGGCTTCCTTTGATTCCTGGGGTTCTTGAGCTTGTTGGAATTGGGTACAGTGGA TGGTTTGCATACAAGAACCTGGTTTTCAAACCTGACAG GGAAGCTTTAATCACGAAAATAAAAGACACATACAAGGAAGTAATCGGCAGCAGCTAA